The DNA segment TTTTTGGAAAACACACTCAAATCCTTAAAAAGGTCTCCCTTCTGCAGAGTACAAATAAATGTGAGTCAGCACTTGTCTATACCAACTTTCGTTCTATCGTGTTTATCCAAGAATTTATAGTTTTGCACATACCTCGCGAATTTCTGGTTTGATGAGTACAAATCTGAACTCTGGCCAGTGGTCAGCAAATACACGAATGGGATCTGCTCCCTGACCAGTTCTGTTGAGTTGATAAATGTACCCATACACCTGTAAAAATCGAGAACAAACGAAACGATAAATAACATTACAGAAtaattgtaaacatttaaagtGACTTTACCAAGatgcaaaaaatgtacacaaaaccgTAAACTATATGAGGGATTTTAAAAAAGCAGCCAAGAAGTATGCAACTTTTCTAACTTATTCAAGGTTTTCAAACCTGCAGCGAGTGTGGGAAGTAGTTTTTAAGATCTATTTCCAGCATCTTGAGATTCTCTGTGGTCAGCTGGTACATTGCGCTTCCTGTAGCAGATGGTCTCGGGTTATGCGTGTCGACTGTAGGTTCCCACTTTTCAAAAGCTTGATGTAATGCACTGTTCAGGCCACTGGTTACTGTTTACGGTTTGGTCAAATGTTTACTTGTCTAATTTAGTATAAACCCATTTTGAGTGccccagtgttaatttcgttaacgaaaactatgacgaaaagtattcgttaacgacatgttttcactgacgaaaacgagacgataactaaataaaaatgaatgcattataacgaaaactgtaataaaaatatactgacattttcgtcaactaataaaaacgagacgaaaatattcttgtcccacctggcggacatcagattgcgcgcatgtgctgcttatctcatataaacggcagagagaagtctctgggagaagggaaaGCATaggtgtctccacgcggtttacaaagcgtcttattttccttcacgatcgccggtaaaacgccgcaaacttgaagcgcgactgcaggcgagtcaccccgaaacacattacgaaggcaagctcaagtgtttttatatgcctatgttaacttaacacgagctgctgcataacgtgaaatgcaacaaagtcagccaaaagaaaccagcgccgtcctctactgattatagaagtgatgaagtgagtcgaactgtacattccaaccaagtatgtaacatgtttgcatgactaaagaaatgtaatacaatttatataatatgtctttttgaaagctattctcattcattgctgtctcaagcagaGACAGTGCAGCGCttacttcaaagaggcatgccatgagccaatagcctttgagtgtgagccctgtcagagcgtttcattggttgaatgaacacgcccaacTTAACGAggcaattgagtcaaatgggactgaatgaactggaacatgtcgttcatggtctaatactctgcgttccaacaatgcatatctagttactgaacttttctgaaaaataaaggtaatgacctggtttaattttattctaaggtgaagtaaattatgtcaaaacagttgaatctttgtatggaacatttaattacaccaagtaaatgatttaaaccatttagattttagtagactaaatataatgtatatttattcgactaaaatgtttttcatatttcgtcgactaaaactagactaaaactaaaatgatggggttgactaaaatgtgactaaaactacattgcattttcgtcaaaagactatgactaaaactaaatcaaaatttgctgtcaaaattaacactggagTGCCCCCTTAGAATCACTTCCGGGATTTTTATTTACGGTCCCTTTAAACCTAAGAACGATATGAGTATTTCAAATTTTAAACATTAATGTCTTGAAAGTAACATTTGGTAAATTGTGACTCTTTTTAGCAACTAAACTAGTTTAATCAATCGTCATATTATTGCCTAATTCATCCACATGTATTTCTAACACTTTCTAATAATTATTACATAATTCAACGTCAGTCATAATTATTTGAGGCAATTTTATTGACAAAGTTTTCGTAAACAAGCATTATATGATAGTCCATGCGAATAGGGTGTTTTAATATGAATTAGAAAACCTTTTTGCAGAAatgtacataaaaatacattatatattGGTCTTAAAAGtggtttgtaaatgtattacaaGATATAAATCCATACCCAAATTATACTGTGCTCATTATTTTGATAACATGACCtggattcaaataaaatattgtgggAATTTTAGACAGTCATTTAGTACAAATgtacttacattttttaaacaaatcagATTCATGATCTACTTTAAGGTTGGAGGATTTCTTTATCAGACAGGTGTAATGAATTCGTACCAGGCAGCCCTATAAGAAGGGTCCTCTGTGAAACCAAGGCTTTCAAAAAGTTTGTAGGAAAGCTGATTGCATTCTTCAATGAAACAGTACACAGGATAGCCCTGAGAATAGAGTTTCTTTGCCATTATAGTGACAAGAGCTTTGGCATAGCCCTTCCCACGATGCTCTGGTTGAGTGTACAATATTCCTAAGGCACAGTAATTGTACAAAAGGACCCAAGACACCGGCTGGTTGTTCTCATCTGTAATGCAGCATGTTGGGAAATGGGTGATGAGATTTAAGATGTTCTGGTAACCTTTCTCATCCCCACCAAATTTCCAAGTCTTGTTGACAACATCGGCATGAGACTCATTGAGAACTGACACTTTGAGCTCGAGGTCACTGAGGAATgagataaaaaataatactatttaatatttgtatttaaaatccattctatagtaaatactagggatgcactgataccGATCGGGCCTGATACTATGCTCATGCACTCGTAAAAATTCCctgataccaaagaccgatacctcatgtgacataaCAGACTGAAATCTGTTGTGAAATTTGGTTTGAAAGTTTGTGGCAAGcacataaaattatttattttttaataatgtgtttacagtggagttgtttgtaattaCGAAGTTTTTACGactatttttattagtctcactgttgtgaaaaggtacaggcatcggtattGGCGAGTACCAGAGAAAAATATCACTACTCGTActctgtctttaaaaaatggtatcggttcATGCCTAGTAAATACTAAACCAGGGTTCCCAGGTTTAGTCCTgaagggccggtgtcctgcagagtttagcctCAGCCCTAATTAAGCAGCTAGTCAAGATCTTAACAGGCACATCAAAACTTGCAGGCAGGTGTGTTGAGGtaggttggagctaaactctgcaggacactggCCCTCCACGAATAAGTTTGGGGACCCCTGCATAAAAGGACAACCCAATCATAAGATGTTCTATTTAACCGTATCAATCAAATTTTTAATTTGATATACTTCTTTTTTACATCACAGACTCGAGTTTCTGTCCTACCTAAGCTCAGGTACATGGTTTGGTTCAGGTAGTGTCATAAGGTGCACTAAGGTGTAACCCTTCATAAGGACATCCCGAGAAGCAGCTATTTCCTTCAGCATAGGTGCGTGACGCACATCACAAcctaaaatgaatttaaaatgaCCAAAAGTGAAATTAATATGTAACGTTACTTtcgttaaatataaaaaagtaatacCTCCTACTAAAAAGTATGTGCTCCAGTCAATTGCGTTTTCCACAGTCAACATTCTTTTCAGGACTTCTTCATTGGTCGTGTACAGAGTCACCTTCTTCATAAAGTCCTTGGCTCGACCATTCTtatgatttaaaacaaacagtGATTTTTACACACAAGTGGTAAAGCATGCAAAGGATTTGATGGACCTTAAATGCAAACTCACATTCGGATCTGGTCGAACAATTATTGTAGTAAAGACTGGCCACGAGTCTACCACAACCTCCAATGTGTGCGGTTTCCCTCTGTTTAAGGCGAAAACAAATCCGTACACCTAAAAACAGTGCACCAAAACAGAAAAAGCAACATGTAAACCATTATAACGATTAACGTTACATTGTTCAGATGTTCGGAAACAAAAGGTGAGAAACAAACGCCATACCTTCAACGATTTAGGCAAGTGCGCATATAAAGTGATCTCGGCGTGCTTTAACTCGTCTGAATTTAAAATTCTCATGTTCTACATTAAACAATCAGTCCGCTTGAATCTGGAAATAAAATGAGAAATATGATTCGCCAGGAAGAGGTGGCAAGAGTCTGCTATCCAGATATAAGTCACATACAGAATACCAAAGGTGAAAGATATTGAAGTGTAATATTTAACTTCGATAAAGAATGCAGAATTTAACTTAACTGTAGCTGTCGCCTAAAAACAGACTTCACAAAACATTTACGAATCTTAAGTTTTAAACCAATAGGTGCGTTCGACGTCTTGCGGCGCTGGCAGACCGTTTGGTAAATGACCtcatagtaccgcgagagtgatgcTACAACATACATCAGAGCAGTCTGCACTttaatcgctctcgcggtactttaatgtcATAAGGCCACCAATCTGCGCAGATCCGCACATACGTCAGATCATGTGACTTTAGCACGCTGCTTAGTTTCGTTACGTTAAAACAGTTTGTAAACGTAGGGAATAATCTTTTAATTGCCAACTGAAATAtgcatttcatttaatattCGTATGTGAATTTTAATATGTGaaatgttttactgttttatgGGATATAGTTCTTGTACACGCATTGTTGAAAGTAAAGGCTTTCTATTACATAAAACAGCAGACCAGCAGATGTCATCAGCACGCCTTATTCGCGGACTTATCCATTACTGAACAAACTATCCAATCGCACTTTGCAGGAGGCGGGATTTGTCGGAATGCAAGCTAGTGCAACACGGACATAATTTTTAACGTGTAAAATATTAATACtcattattatttgtaataacGATTTACTTTTAGATTCAATTCAAAAGAGATCTTGctacaagaaaagaaaaaagttctCAGGCAGTGATAAAATTCCTCCTTTTGAgaaaggaaatttacaaaatactaTAAAGTTAATTTGTCTATTCTCTACATTACTTATGTGTGTGCCCACACTTTTATCCATATTTACATtacttttgtatgttttatttggaTGTGCATTTGGGTCTATTTCATATATGAACACATTGTATAACCAGGACCCTTTTCCCTATTGAACACAGGAGACCCTAATGTGATAGTATCCTATTCAGTTGTCAGAATTTGTTCCTTATGCTATGACTGACAAATTTAAAGGCAGCAGTGTCAGAACATATGTATTGTGGGTAAAAAAAGTCAGCAGTGTCAATCTAAAACACGCATGAACGTTCCCTCTTATGAAACACTGGGGGAACGGTATCTGACAGTAACAAGCTCAGCCGTCGGGATACCGTTCCCATGGCTGAATTTAGAAGTGGAAGGCTATAAATTCCAAAGACTCCCCCAGCAGCAGTTCAGTGGGATAGTGGTTAGTTAATGTGGACCATGTTTAAAAGTTGTTGGTTTGAGGCCTGCTTAAGCCGGACTTTCTTCACCATTGAACACAGGGGAACCTTATCTGACAGTATCATTCTCAGGTGTCTGAACACATTACTTCTCCTGTGATAGACAAATTTAAAGACTGCAGTGTCAGAACCTATTTGTGTGGGTTAAAAATCAGCATTGTATATCTAAAACATGTATGAACTTTCCCTTTTATGAAACACTGGGGGAATGGAATCTGACAGTAACAGTCTCAGCAATCAGATACCGTTCCTCTGTTTTCTCAGTATGTCTGTTCTATAGCTAAAAGTTGTCACACATAATTACAAAATTCAAATGACTGCTGTGCGCCAACACTTTTATccacatttatattacattgaCACATTTTGCAGATACagtcaggggcggactggccatctggcgtaccggcgttttcccggtgggccgctaacgtatcaGGCCGGAACGGAGGCAGTGGCCACTAActtatggggccgtaacggacgcaTTTGCCgttaacgtatggggccgtaacggaggcgttggccgcttagatagacgtattataaatgtgaatgcacacaacgcgaatgcaaaagacacataTGCATGCACCACCACCCCAATCTCCCGTAAACAttaactttacaaaaaaacaaatgtatttttacttgTGGTCCTATAACTCTCATTGCATAGTCTTAtcgtttataaaaaaatatacaggTAATAATAAGTAGACCTAATAAAATCAGGTGTACACAAGACATGCCAGTCCAGCAAGTCCATCTAGTGACTGCTTAAGAAGATCACTATAGTCGGTACAAACTCAGGCCACAGacataaaagacaaacaaatataGAAACATGCCTTTTATTATtgtgacatttttcaaaattgtaaCTTTTCTCCGAGCATTAGAATCTAGTAAGGTGGTATGGTTGATTATTATGTCAGTGTGgagtatttttattcataatcGGTTGTTGAAAATGACTATagagacaaaaaaacaataagtttACCAACAATAAAATTAACAGTTTACTCATGAGCAAATCCAGGTGAAGTTTATTGCTCCGTGAATGTTGAAAACATCCTGCACTATCATGTGGTCTATTGGCAGGTGTTTTCAAGGACCTTGATTGAGTTCAACCATGGCTGGCTCCAGACCACAATTTTGCATTCAGGCagcttaaaaaaatgaaaagtatcATCACAGACAAAATCTTTTTTGTAaacaagaaatgtaaacagataTTGTGAACAATATTGTGATATTAGAGTTGACATTGTGTGTTACCAGTGCATTGGCGGGGTCTTTAGGAATGGTACATAGGGCCTCAACACCACCCTTTCTGCAGCTGGTTCTGGCCATTTTCACGGTGAAGGTGTATTTCAGGCCAGAGACAAGCTACAATGTAAATCAGAAACATGTTTAGAACATATACATTCTGTATCTATCTGGTTTAGTGAAAGAgccattaaaattatatttcttcATGAAATACTACACACATTTTGTCATACAAGTGTGtaagatgttttattttagcagtaaattatttatttttacaaagttTATTTTAGGTTTGTTTGAAACAAATGAACTGGTTTTGTTCTTTTGCGCAAATCACACctttaagcccattgcacattgagtccgaaatttgcgtccgaaatttccgcacgttaaaaaataaatacgacctcacgttgtgtcaatcgcatttacacactgcctccg comes from the Triplophysa rosa linkage group LG9, Trosa_1v2, whole genome shotgun sequence genome and includes:
- the si:dkey-76k16.5 gene encoding glycine-N-acyltransferase-like protein 3 isoform X1; protein product: MRILNSDELKHAEITLYAHLPKSLKVYGFVFALNRGKPHTLEVVVDSWPVFTTIIVRPDPNNGRAKDFMKKVTLYTTNEEVLKRMLTVENAIDWSTYFLVGGITFLYLTKVTLHINFTFGHFKFILGCDVRHAPMLKEIAASRDVLMKGYTLVHLMTLPEPNHVPELSDLELKVSVLNESHADVVNKTWKFGGDEKGYQNILNLITHFPTCCITDENNQPVSWVLLYNYCALGILYTQPEHRGKGYAKALVTIMAKKLYSQGYPVYCFIEECNQLSYKLFESLGFTEDPSYRAAWYEFITPV
- the si:dkey-76k16.5 gene encoding glycine N-acyltransferase-like protein 3 isoform X2, which translates into the protein MRILNSDELKHAEITLYAHLPKSLKVYGFVFALNRGKPHTLEVVVDSWPVFTTIIVRPDPNNGRAKDFMKKVTLYTTNEEVLKRMLTVENAIDWSTYFLVGGCDVRHAPMLKEIAASRDVLMKGYTLVHLMTLPEPNHVPELSDLELKVSVLNESHADVVNKTWKFGGDEKGYQNILNLITHFPTCCITDENNQPVSWVLLYNYCALGILYTQPEHRGKGYAKALVTIMAKKLYSQGYPVYCFIEECNQLSYKLFESLGFTEDPSYRAAWYEFITPV